In Candidatus Omnitrophota bacterium, the genomic window GTTTTTGGCGGCGGATCTTGGCGATGCGCTGCGCCTCAGCGCTCAGCGCGCCGAGCTGCTTGGCTTCCAACTTCTTCAGCAGCAGCCGCCGCGCGAGAAATCGGTTGAGGGCTTGCGAGCGTTCACGTTGGCACCGTACTTCGAGCCCGCTAGGCAGATGCCGCAGCACGACGCACGTTTCCACCTTATTGACGTTCTGCCCCCCCGGCCCGCCGGATCGGAGGAATCGCTCCTCGAAGTCGCCTTCGGCGACACCAAGCCGCTGCATCAGCTGCTGCAGCTCGAGCTGTTTACGAGGAGAAACCGGGAAATCCATGGCTGCGCTTCTCCTGCTCCACTTCCTCGTACAGATATTGAAGGACCTCGAGTTCTAGATGATCGAGCCACGTCAGGCCGCATTCCCAGCACTGCTCGACTTCGACCAGGTACGCCGTCGAATAGAACTTTCTCGCCATCGCCGCTTGGCACTGCGGGCACCGCCGCCCTTTCAGCCAGACAGGCTTGACCTGTTCGTACCGCTGGATGATGCGTTCGCGGCCGTTGACCGAGCTGATCCGCTGGGCCAGCCGTTTCACCGCCTCCGGAAACGCGTAGTCTTCGCGGAGAAAAATGCGCGTCAATTGATCCGGCTTGACATAACCGCCGCGGCACGCCGGACACGTATCAACCGGCACCCCCTCATATAACATCCGCGACAGCGCGAGATGGCAATTCGGACACTCCGTTGATGCGGCGGGGCGGGGCATGTGATCGGTCCCATACCGTCGGCGAAGCAAGGCCAATAGCTGCGAATCTTGCCACGCAAACTTCACCGAAGAGTCGCCCTCCCGCTGAACCCATGCCTCTGGAGTCAGGAGGTGCGCAAACGCGCCTACTTGATCAAGCGTCCACGGCCCTTTCCACACACCGTCTTCTCGAATCAGCCACCGAGCGGGTCCTTGCGGGGGGCCATGAGAAGGCAGCGGCTGATGCGCCTTCAGATGTCCAGGGGACTCGCTCATCGCCTGTTCAAACGCCGCAGGGTCGACATGCGCCATCCCTAGCAAGGCTTCGAGACGCTTCCGAGTTGGAGGATGGGTCGAGAAGAGGTCCCCAGCAAGCCCTTCCTGCTCGCTGAGATGCTCCTCCTCGCCCGTATCCATCGTGAAAATCGTCGAGAGCGACTCCCCGTGCGTGCCGATGCCTCGCCAGCGACGGCTCATCAGGTGCAGCGCCTCCGCAAGGCTGAGGGGATCCCGCGTGAGTTTAACCGCTACGGCGTCGGC contains:
- a CDS encoding M48 family metalloprotease: MPYTHVEIEQRKTRTLAWLFAGLVLLYAVSTAVLVLGLKYAVGGQPHLSLFEWLLVIGIALLLAWGHWAASIHRLVDRTLVAVSSRPLDPEDAYHGRLKNIIDEVSIATGGRAIEPYVISTGAMNACAIADFSGRSAIAVTEGLLARLSRPQLEAVVGHEAAHIASGDSLSKSVFCGLFGLHEEALKRLCGLFEDGWDRTTDIRGLALLAFVMIFLWVTTQVKRLFELCVSREQEYRADAVAVKLTRDPLSLAEALHLMSRRWRGIGTHGESLSTIFTMDTGEEEHLSEQEGLAGDLFSTHPPTRKRLEALLGMAHVDPAAFEQAMSESPGHLKAHQPLPSHGPPQGPARWLIREDGVWKGPWTLDQVGAFAHLLTPEAWVQREGDSSVKFAWQDSQLLALLRRRYGTDHMPRPAASTECPNCHLALSRMLYEGVPVDTCPACRGGYVKPDQLTRIFLREDYAFPEAVKRLAQRISSVNGRERIIQRYEQVKPVWLKGRRCPQCQAAMARKFYSTAYLVEVEQCWECGLTWLDHLELEVLQYLYEEVEQEKRSHGFPGFSS
- a CDS encoding peptide chain release factor-like protein, which encodes MDFPVSPRKQLELQQLMQRLGVAEGDFEERFLRSGGPGGQNVNKVETCVVLRHLPSGLEVRCQRERSQALNRFLARRLLLKKLEAKQLGALSAEAQRIAKIRRQKRKRSKRTKEKLLRLKALRAEKKKLRGPVTDSD